CTCTGATAAAGCCCGGCATCCAGTGAAAGCAGCATCGTGAAAGCATCTCCCGGGGTCAGGGCCAAACCTTCCATCGTTCGCCCTCCCAGTGTCTTGCGTTCCGTACGCCGCACATTTTTCACCACTGCCGATTGAACAGGGTATCTCATTTCTGCCAGCCGGAGCGAGGCATGTGCAAATGGACGGATTCCGTCATCAAGCTGAACCTTTCTTATGACCCTGCTCCATGCATCCACTTTGGGTTCCGATACTTCACCGGAAAAACAAAAGAAAGCGTCTCCTAGCCATACGCCATACAGCGGTTGATTCATGGTTGTCTCCTGTCTTTTTTCCTGCTTTACAGATATTATTCTTATCTTAAACGATAGCGGACTAATTTCAAAACGATATCCTGTTCATGAGACATCCTACATATTCATCATTTTTCCGTTCATGTGACACTTTTTAGTTTTTCTACCGTAACTATTTATTATAACGTGTTTCGGGGAGGTTGGTTTACATGGCTATCGGTTTTATTAGTATTTTTGGAATCTTTGCGTTACTTATTCCCTTTATGTTCTTCATCCTTCATATCGCCATCTGTGTCTGGGGCTTCCGTGACGCCAGACGCAGAGGCAGAAGTTCTGAATATGCCCTGCTCGTGGTTCTGGGCCTCTTGTTCTTTCCCGTCGTCGGCGTCATTGTGTATCTCCTGATACGTGATTATTAACAGAATGAGCCTTCAACAGTCAGTTACCCAAGAAGAAACGCCTTCAGCATCCTACATTAGGATGAAGAGCGTTTCTTCAGAAAATATTAGATTATATATACGTGAAACAGGTAAATTCTAATATTTATGACTAAAAACAGCAATTATTGCTTGACGGCCAGCTATCGGCTAGCGCTCGACTGATACCTATGCTCATGTTAATGACTAGTACTGACGCGATACGCCTGCCCCTACTGCTACTGATACTTATATAAATCCACGACTAACGGACACCACAGCCCTTATTTGCTGAACAATCATCCGATTTGGGTTCTAACGGACACAAGCGACCTTGTTTTGGAAAAAGTGAGCGAAACAAGACATTTGCACCTGCTATAGCGTCATCTGTGTCCGTTAGCATTCAAAATGTCTAAAATCACCCCAAATAGCGTCTCCTGTGTCCGCAGCTCTCAAACCTGCTCATTGTCCAGGTTAATAAAAAGTCTTATAGCGATCGATGTAGGTATGCTTATGGCATACCATCGCCATTTCTTCATCGGTACTATGAAGTCAAAGTCAAACACTGACTTTGAATTTGAGCTATATTTGCACAAAAAAAAGGTGTCCACTGCCGGTTACGGCAAGCGGACACCTCTTTTAACATATGGCGGGATACCCGCATTTACATACACTGTTACGCTAATTGCGCAAACTTTTTCCAACTTCTTACTTCTTACTCCATACTTCTTACTTCGTTTTCAGACTAGCCCAAGACTGTTCCAATGCCTCGAACAGTTGAGTTTTGTCCACATTGCCTGCGACATACCCCTGCATTTGGCTACCGAATTCGTTCATACCGCCATCAGGGAATTTGTTGAATTCCCAAGAAAGTGCTTTACCTTCCTGGCTGTATTTCATAACATCGCTTCCCAGATCGCCAAGCAGCTCCTTATTCGCTTCAATGGATTTGAAAGCCGGAATGAATTTAAAGTCTTCTGCGATATATTTCTTACCTGTCTCAGAAGTTACTAGCCAGTTCAGGAATTCTTTTGCTTCATCCTTCATCTTAGAGTCCTTATTGACAACCCAGTTGTTAGGTACGCCGATTGGAAGCTTATCGTTCTGCTCTGCATTGTCGTTAATTGGCATCGGTAGGAAACCGATATTCAATTCCGGGTTGATGCCGTCAATCTGAACCTGTGTCCAGTTACCGTTTTGCGTCATAGCAGCTTCACCACTTGCAAATGTCGTAATTTCGGTATTATAGTCGGTTGTCAGCGGGTTCTTCTGTCCATATTTCAATGTCAAATCAAACAGTTTAGTCCACTCGTCAAGCACTGCATTACCGGCCATTTTCTCTTTGCCTTCGTTCAGACCTGTAACAAATGCATTTGGGTCCTTCTGATGGGCAAACCCGATGTTAAGCAGGTGGTTGGCCAAAATCCATGTTTCCTGATATCCGTTCACAAACGGTGTGATTCCGGCTGCTTGTAGCTTCTGAGCTGCTGCTTCCAACTCGGTCAACGTTTTAGGAAGCTCTGTAATCCCTGCCTTGGCAAACAGGTCTTTGTTATAAATAAATCCATAACCTTCGATTGCCATTGGCTGACCATAAAGCTTGCCATCCTTCGTCATAGGCTCCTTCGCAACATCCACAACGTCACTTACCCATGGCTGGTCCGATAAATCTTCAAGCTTCTCAAACCAGGTATTCAGATCTCTGTAGCCGGCGACATTAAAGACGTCAGGCTGATCGCCGGAGGCAAATTTCGCTTTCAATGCAGCGCCGTAGTCCGAACCACCACCGACGGTCTGAATGTCCAGCTTGATGCCTGGATGCTCTTTCTCGTATTCTTCCTTCATTTTGTTCATGGCTTCAGCAATTTCCACTTTAAATTGGAAAATTTTCAGCGTCTTGGTTCCGCTTTGGCCTCCATCAGCCTCCTTGGTATCTTCCTTGGCACCGCCGCAGCCTGCCAGAAGAGTTGAAAATGCCAATACCATCACCAGCGCGAGCTTACTGTATTTCTTCATTTGTGAATCCTCCCTTTTGTGTTTGCTCAATTGAAGATGATCAATGATAACGCTTACTTTCTTAGTATAATAAACCTTTTCTTATATCATCAGGTACGATATTGATATAAGAGGGGGATGGAATTGACCAGTCCTGAAATTACCCTTTAACCGCACCTGCAGTGATTCCTTCAATGATATATTTCTGCATTGCAAGGAAAAATATGATGACTGGCGTAATTCCGAGCACAAGGGCCGGCAGGGCCAGATCCCATTGTTTCGTATACTGCCCAAAGAAAGCAAAGGTTGCAATCGGAATGGTCCGTAGCTCGGCGGATGTCAGGATCAGGGACGGAAGCAGATAGTCATTCCAGATCCAAAGTGTGTTCAGAATGATAACCGTCACAAACATCGGCTTCATGAGCGGGAATACAACCCGGAAGAACACCCCGTAAGGACTTGACCCATCCACTGTTGCCGCTTCTTCGATTTCGAGTGGAATCGATTTTGTAAAGCCATGGAACAGGAACACGCTTAGCGGTACGCCAAATCCAAGATAACATATAATGAGTCCATACAAGCTGTTGCTGAGCCCAATCGTTGACGTCACTTTCACTAGTGGAATCATAATAGATTGGAAAGGAATAACCATCGCCGCTACAAACATCGCGAAGAGCAGCCGGTTAAACCGGGTATCGCGGCGTACCATCTGATAGGCTGTCATGGCGCTGAATAGAGCAAGAAGCAAATTGCTGACAACCGTAACAACGAGCGAGTTCCAGAGCGCAGACGGGAATTTCGTAATGGTCCAGGCCCGAGAATAGTTGGTCCATTCAAAAACCGTCGGCAACCCTGCAGAATCCGTTAGCAGCTCGCCGAACGATTTAACCGAGTTCACGAACAGGAAGTAGAACGGAACCAGAAAGATCAAACCGACCAGAATCATCATAATTTCAGTAAATAAGGTGCCAGTACGGTATTTTTTGATCGTGTCCATCAGGCTTCGACCTCCTTGCTTTTCGTGAATCGAACCTGCAAACTTGTAATAATGGCTACTACCAAGAAGAAGATAACTGCTTTGGCGGTACCAAGTCCAAGACGATTGTTCGTAAAGGCTTCATTGTAAATATTCATAGCAACCGATTCGGTGGAGCCGAACGGTCCGCCCTTCGTCAGGGACAAGTTCAGGTCAAACATTTTGAAGGACCAGGAAATAGCCAGGAACAAACAAACCGTGACAGCTGGCATAACGAGCGGTAGAATGATAGACCGGAGCACTTGTCCGCGGCTTGCGCCGTCGATCTCGGCCGCTTCCAAAATGTCCTTCGGCACGTTGTTGAGCGATGAGATGTAGATAACCATAAGGTAACCGGCTGTCTGCCACACGAACACAATGACAATCGCCCAGAAAGCCGTTCCCTTTGTACCGAGCCATGGGAGTGTAAAGAAGGGAATGTCGGTCATATTGCCGATAGCTGCAAACCCTTTCACAAATATGAACTGCCAGATGAAACCGAGAAGCAAACCGCCGATCACGTTCGGCATAAAAAAGATGGTCCGGAGCACATTACGTGTCTTCAAAGGCTTCGTAAGCAAGTACGCCAGGGAAAACCCAAGCAAGTTCGTAAAGATAACACCCAGCACAGTAAAGCGAGTTGTAAACCAGAAAGCGTCGCGGAACTTCGGATCATTCGTAAAAATCGTAATAAAGTTGTCGAATCCGACCCACTCAACCTGTTCGGATACCCCGTTCCAATTCGTAAAAGAGTAATATAAACCGAGCAGGAATGGAATGATCATGATAAGGATGAAAAAAAATGTGGAGGGTCCCACGAAAATGAGCTGTTGAATCCAACCTGATGCTTTTTTCCGTTTCATCCTGATCTCCCCCTTTTCTTTTTCGTTTTTGTAGTATGTAATGCAATTATGCGATAACAGAAAGACTATAAACACAGAGGATCATGAACCGATAGGAGTAAAATATTGACCTGATCATTTGTCCTACATAAAAGTCTGAGGTGACCCTATGAAAGTCCGGAGTATCCGTACCCGTCTTATTCAGTTCATGCTTGCCATAACAACCATTCCACTGCTTCTGTCGCTAATGATCACATGGATGCACACTCGGGAGTCCGTCAAGGAACAGACTGTGAATGAGAATGTGCGGTTGATTTATCAAGGAAAAACAAACCTGACCAACTATTTGAACAACATCAACCGTGCTTCCCTGTCCATATACTCCGACAATCACTTTCTTCTCAATCTGGTACTGAGTCCGGACAACTACCGGGTGGTAGCGGAATTGTATACCACGCTCCAATCCATCTTAAACACGAATTCGGATATTCATCAGATTTACATGCACAACAATCTCTCCGGCCAATCGACTCAAATTACGAGCGGCGTTCCCCGCCGAGAGTTTCGTACAGAGCCGTTCCGTCGCCTGGAGCAGTTCGGTCATGGCGACACCGCTATTGAGCCTGTTCATATGAGCCACAGTTACGGCTTCTCTTACCGGCCAGCTGATCTCGCTAGTCTTCCGGTATTTACGTTCTATCGTTCGATTACCAATATACCGTCTAGCAAACAGCTAGCCTTGATGGCCATCGATGTGAAACTGGACAGTGTAACGGAGATCTGTGAGCAGCTCTATGCTGCAGGAGAGGAACAATTCTACTTGATTGATGATACAGGCCTTGTGATATATAGCGGAAATCCCGATGAGATTGGGACAACGTTAAAAGATCAAGCTTTAATGGATGAGATTTCAGACAAAAAAGGTGGGTATTTTGACGGTAGCAACGCGATGAACATTTATGAAAAACTGGATGTGACCTTTGCTCCATGGACGTTGGTGAAGCAAATTCCACACCAATCCTTGTACAAAAATTCAACGGAGCTGACAAGTATCAATCTGATCATTGCCTTGCTGGCACTCCTAACCGTCATTTTCGGAACACTGTGGATTTCAATACGTATTACACAACCAATTAAACAACTTGCAAGCTATATGAATCAGGTACAGACCGGTCGACTGGACGTTGAGATTGATGTGAAGAGCCCGGATGAGATTGGTGCATTGGCCCGCCGATTCCGTCAGATGATGGATACCATTAACAACCTGATTCTTAAGGAATACAGACTCGAACTTGCCAATAAAACGAACCAGCTCAAGGCGCTTCAAGCTCAGATCGATCCTCATTTTTTGTACAATTCCCTGCAATCGATCGGCACATTGGCCCTTCAAAATAACGTTCCGCGAATCTATTCGTTGCTCTCTTCTCTCGCCAACATCATGAGGTATAACATGCGCAACAGTGAGGCCATGGTTACACTGAGAGATGAACTAAACCACCTTGAGTTATACCTTGAACTGCAGAAAGAGAGATTTGGTGACCAGCTCGAAGTCGTATGGGATATTGAACCGGATACCCTGAGCGCTCCCGTTCCCAAGATGATCCTGCAGCCTATCGTTGAAAATTATTTCAAGCATGGCATGGACAATCGTTCGGATACCGGACGCCTGTCGGTATCTGCGAAGGTTACTGAAGAACATCGATTAATCATCAGGATAGAAAACACAGGAACTTCTATCGATACAGACGAGCTGTTAAAGCTCCAGAAGCTGCTCCAACATGCCGCCGGACATGAGGAAATAGATAACGGCTATTCTATCGGACTAAACAACGTGCTGATGAGACTCAATCTGTATTCCGACAATTCCGCGCTGCTCTCCATCGAGAATGTGGAGCCGCACGGCGTTGCAGTCACTTTAGAAATCAACGCATGGGGAGTGAAATAAGTGATGAAAGCAATAATTGTTGATGATGAAAAGCATGTCAGGGAAGCCATTCAACTGTTAGCGGATTGGAAAAAACACGGTATCACAGAAATACTCCAAGCCGCTGACGGTGAAGAAGCTGTGGAATTAATCCGTGAGCATTCGCCCCAGATTGTCATGACCGATATGCGGATGCCACGAAAGAACGGCGCTGAACTGCTGACCTGGCTGTATACCGATATGCCTGATGTTAAAGTGCTCGTCATCAGTGGTTATGACGACTTTGAATATGTTCGCCATACGATCCGCTATGGGGGTATGGATTATATTCTCAAACCTGTGGATCCCGCCGCTTTGAACGAGGCGCTGGAAAAGGCAGCCACAGCCTGGCACCGTGACGAGGAAAAACGCCGCCTGAGTACAATCCAGGAGATTGAAATGAATCAAATGAAGCCTCTTTATATGGACCGCCTCTGGACAAACCTCATCACCGGTAGAGGAAACAAATATCAGCTGGTGGAACAGCTTAGAGATCGGAATTCACTCGCGATTCATGTCAACGCCTGCTCCGTAGCCGTGATCAGTGATATGCACTTCGACAAGGAGCTGCTAGCCAAATTCCGCAACCGGCGTGATCTCCTTGCCTTTACCCTGATTAATATTTGCGCGGAGCTGCTGAAGCTTAAGGGCGCAGCTTTCCGGCACATGGATAAACCGGGCACAATCATCATTCTGTGCTGGGATACGGTCGTTCCTTTTTCTTCGATCCTTAGCCGGATTAATGACGGAATTTATGCCACGCTTCACCGCCGCGTCCATTTCGGCACCGAAAATACAATGAAGTTCCCTGAAGAACTTCCAAGGGCCTATCAAGATGCCGAACAAGCACTGTGGAGCCGCAATCTGTTGGACAGAAATTCCCGTATTCACAGCGGCTGCTGTGTTGAAAGCAGCGGCGCCAGAACATTAAGACTTGCCTCCTATGAGGAGAAATTCCGGCTGGCTGCACTAAGTGGCAGTAAAGAACAGATTGAATCCGCAGCTGATCAATGGCTGAACGAAGTGCGTCAGCGGGGGGCTTTATCTCCCGAGCATCTGACACGGTGGAATTCGGAATGGGATTGGCTCCAGCATCACTGGACTGAACCTGAAGTCATCGGAGGACAAACACCTGAGGAGGATGCTGAGATTTCACAGGACCTCCCTTCCCCACTTCCATTGGATAAAGAAGGACTGCTCTCTTGGGATATTTGGAGACAGCAGATTACGGGACGAATTCAATCTGCTTCGAGGGTTATGACACAGATTCATGCCAAGGAGAACCATATCATCCATGATATCGCCAGGTATTTGGAGCATTCGTACCATGAGGAAATATCGTTGCAGGATATTGCCTCCCGCTTCTTTTTGAGCCGGGAATACATATCCCGCAAATTCAGACAGGAATTCGGCGTTACTCTGTCCGATTTTCTGGGCCGCATCCGGATCGATAAAGCCAAAATGCTGCTCTTGAATCCTCATCTACGGATTGCCCAAATTGCCGAGATGGTCGGATATCAGGATGAGAAATATTTCAGCAAAGTGTTCAAGAAGCTTGAAGGGCAACCCCCTAATGATTACCGGAAGGAAAGGGCATCAGAGTAAGCTTCTCGATCAGGTTACAGGCTTGATTTCAGATGAATTGGGTATATTCAATAATAACGATAGAAATGTTGAGTTGCAGAGTTTATCCATTTATACAATGATCTGAGGCTGTATAGGAGGAGATAGGATGTACCGAACCAACCCTTTTCGTTGGTGGAACGTATTGGCTTTTGCTGCCGTCATCACTGTTAATGTCCTTTCCCATCTGCTGCCGCTCGGCGGCAAAACAACAAAACAAATTTCAGACCAATATTATATTTACATAACCCCTGCCGGTTACGCGTTTACGATCTGGTCCTTGATCTATGTACTTTTAGCCGGGTTTATTTTCTATCAGCTGCGCAGAGATACCGGGACACGCGACTCCGTTGAAGATATAGGCATATGGTTTATTCTCAGCTGTATATTCAATATCGCTTGGCTCTTTCTGTGGCATTACCTCTACATCGAATGGTCGGTGGGGATCATGCTGCTGTTGGTGCTGTCGGTCTTGGTCATATACCGCAAGACACGCAGCATTCATTATCCGACAACCGGAGAAACGCTATTTGTAAAGCTGCCGTTTAGCATCTATCTTGGCTGGGTATGCGCCGCTTTTGTGGTCAACGTTGGAATTGTCATTCATAAAAACGGCTGGTCCCCTATCGGATTAACCGAGCTCGGCTGGAGCATTACCCTTCTGTGTATTGGAGCTGTTCTAGCTATACTGATCAGCCGACATTACCGCGACAGCATTCTTCCGCTGGTGTTCGTCTGGGCTTATTTGGCGATTTCTATCGAGCATAAGGACGTGGATAAGATTTTGCTCTCTTCATTTATTCTGGCTGCCATTCTGTTCATTTACGCGATATGGCTCTTCTTTGCCCGAAATAGAGAACGGGATTAACCTTGGTATTGAGGCAGCGCTTGACAATAGTAGCAATCCATATGATTTAAGGATTGTTGTAAAATTTACAACAAAAAGCTGCCCCACTCTTTGGACCCTTACGGGATCCTCGAGTAGGACAGCTTTTTTTTCGGCTGACTGTTCTTATTTCTTAACTGCAATGACCTCGATTTCTACAA
Above is a window of Paenibacillus uliginis N3/975 DNA encoding:
- a CDS encoding PLDc N-terminal domain-containing protein; translated protein: MAIGFISIFGIFALLIPFMFFILHIAICVWGFRDARRRGRSSEYALLVVLGLLFFPVVGVIVYLLIRDY
- a CDS encoding extracellular solute-binding protein; this encodes MKKYSKLALVMVLAFSTLLAGCGGAKEDTKEADGGQSGTKTLKIFQFKVEIAEAMNKMKEEYEKEHPGIKLDIQTVGGGSDYGAALKAKFASGDQPDVFNVAGYRDLNTWFEKLEDLSDQPWVSDVVDVAKEPMTKDGKLYGQPMAIEGYGFIYNKDLFAKAGITELPKTLTELEAAAQKLQAAGITPFVNGYQETWILANHLLNIGFAHQKDPNAFVTGLNEGKEKMAGNAVLDEWTKLFDLTLKYGQKNPLTTDYNTEITTFASGEAAMTQNGNWTQVQIDGINPELNIGFLPMPINDNAEQNDKLPIGVPNNWVVNKDSKMKDEAKEFLNWLVTSETGKKYIAEDFKFIPAFKSIEANKELLGDLGSDVMKYSQEGKALSWEFNKFPDGGMNEFGSQMQGYVAGNVDKTQLFEALEQSWASLKTK
- a CDS encoding carbohydrate ABC transporter permease, whose product is MDTIKKYRTGTLFTEIMMILVGLIFLVPFYFLFVNSVKSFGELLTDSAGLPTVFEWTNYSRAWTITKFPSALWNSLVVTVVSNLLLALFSAMTAYQMVRRDTRFNRLLFAMFVAAMVIPFQSIMIPLVKVTSTIGLSNSLYGLIICYLGFGVPLSVFLFHGFTKSIPLEIEEAATVDGSSPYGVFFRVVFPLMKPMFVTVIILNTLWIWNDYLLPSLILTSAELRTIPIATFAFFGQYTKQWDLALPALVLGITPVIIFFLAMQKYIIEGITAGAVKG
- a CDS encoding carbohydrate ABC transporter permease, with amino-acid sequence MKRKKASGWIQQLIFVGPSTFFFILIMIIPFLLGLYYSFTNWNGVSEQVEWVGFDNFITIFTNDPKFRDAFWFTTRFTVLGVIFTNLLGFSLAYLLTKPLKTRNVLRTIFFMPNVIGGLLLGFIWQFIFVKGFAAIGNMTDIPFFTLPWLGTKGTAFWAIVIVFVWQTAGYLMVIYISSLNNVPKDILEAAEIDGASRGQVLRSIILPLVMPAVTVCLFLAISWSFKMFDLNLSLTKGGPFGSTESVAMNIYNEAFTNNRLGLGTAKAVIFFLVVAIITSLQVRFTKSKEVEA
- a CDS encoding cache domain-containing sensor histidine kinase, giving the protein MKVRSIRTRLIQFMLAITTIPLLLSLMITWMHTRESVKEQTVNENVRLIYQGKTNLTNYLNNINRASLSIYSDNHFLLNLVLSPDNYRVVAELYTTLQSILNTNSDIHQIYMHNNLSGQSTQITSGVPRREFRTEPFRRLEQFGHGDTAIEPVHMSHSYGFSYRPADLASLPVFTFYRSITNIPSSKQLALMAIDVKLDSVTEICEQLYAAGEEQFYLIDDTGLVIYSGNPDEIGTTLKDQALMDEISDKKGGYFDGSNAMNIYEKLDVTFAPWTLVKQIPHQSLYKNSTELTSINLIIALLALLTVIFGTLWISIRITQPIKQLASYMNQVQTGRLDVEIDVKSPDEIGALARRFRQMMDTINNLILKEYRLELANKTNQLKALQAQIDPHFLYNSLQSIGTLALQNNVPRIYSLLSSLANIMRYNMRNSEAMVTLRDELNHLELYLELQKERFGDQLEVVWDIEPDTLSAPVPKMILQPIVENYFKHGMDNRSDTGRLSVSAKVTEEHRLIIRIENTGTSIDTDELLKLQKLLQHAAGHEEIDNGYSIGLNNVLMRLNLYSDNSALLSIENVEPHGVAVTLEINAWGVK
- a CDS encoding response regulator, whose product is MKAIIVDDEKHVREAIQLLADWKKHGITEILQAADGEEAVELIREHSPQIVMTDMRMPRKNGAELLTWLYTDMPDVKVLVISGYDDFEYVRHTIRYGGMDYILKPVDPAALNEALEKAATAWHRDEEKRRLSTIQEIEMNQMKPLYMDRLWTNLITGRGNKYQLVEQLRDRNSLAIHVNACSVAVISDMHFDKELLAKFRNRRDLLAFTLINICAELLKLKGAAFRHMDKPGTIIILCWDTVVPFSSILSRINDGIYATLHRRVHFGTENTMKFPEELPRAYQDAEQALWSRNLLDRNSRIHSGCCVESSGARTLRLASYEEKFRLAALSGSKEQIESAADQWLNEVRQRGALSPEHLTRWNSEWDWLQHHWTEPEVIGGQTPEEDAEISQDLPSPLPLDKEGLLSWDIWRQQITGRIQSASRVMTQIHAKENHIIHDIARYLEHSYHEEISLQDIASRFFLSREYISRKFRQEFGVTLSDFLGRIRIDKAKMLLLNPHLRIAQIAEMVGYQDEKYFSKVFKKLEGQPPNDYRKERASE
- a CDS encoding tryptophan-rich sensory protein; the encoded protein is MYRTNPFRWWNVLAFAAVITVNVLSHLLPLGGKTTKQISDQYYIYITPAGYAFTIWSLIYVLLAGFIFYQLRRDTGTRDSVEDIGIWFILSCIFNIAWLFLWHYLYIEWSVGIMLLLVLSVLVIYRKTRSIHYPTTGETLFVKLPFSIYLGWVCAAFVVNVGIVIHKNGWSPIGLTELGWSITLLCIGAVLAILISRHYRDSILPLVFVWAYLAISIEHKDVDKILLSSFILAAILFIYAIWLFFARNRERD